From a region of the Neobacillus niacini genome:
- a CDS encoding polyhydroxyalkanoic acid synthase subunit PhaR, which yields MNQGFNIYDMWKDYYSQTSKLFDEKIGKDFPSEGMGQILEMNLQFKKMIDESTLKYLEFMNVPSRNDIANLSSLIVNVDAKVDDLEERLEEKLDQDRNQESFSRELSSVKKEMKSLDNKLNQILTLLKSQEVTK from the coding sequence ATGAACCAAGGCTTTAACATTTATGACATGTGGAAGGATTATTATTCACAAACGAGTAAATTGTTTGATGAAAAAATCGGCAAGGATTTTCCCTCTGAAGGAATGGGACAAATTTTGGAGATGAATCTCCAATTTAAAAAGATGATTGATGAGTCAACATTAAAGTACCTGGAGTTTATGAACGTACCATCACGTAATGACATTGCTAACCTTTCATCATTAATTGTGAATGTAGATGCAAAGGTGGATGATTTAGAAGAAAGATTAGAAGAGAAGTTAGATCAGGACAGGAACCAGGAATCCTTTAGTAGGGAATTGTCGAGTGTAAAAAAGGAAATGAAGAGTTTAGATAATAAATTGAATCAAATTCTTACATTGTTAAAATCTCAAGAAGTAACAAAATAG
- a CDS encoding DUF3899 domain-containing protein yields MFKNKWKFLLLNLFICLLVFLIFSSAYNLLNFINSVFYLSFFYLITVLFMYTAKGGFFDGVTFGFRRFNTLMFKKNDYLESWRDKPLPSEKFNASLYQRLKFQSISLLVFLVILLVLYYTM; encoded by the coding sequence ATGTTTAAAAATAAATGGAAGTTTTTATTACTCAATCTTTTTATTTGCCTTTTGGTCTTTCTTATATTTTCGTCTGCCTATAATCTGCTGAACTTTATCAATTCAGTTTTCTATCTTAGCTTTTTTTATCTCATCACCGTGTTATTTATGTATACGGCTAAAGGCGGTTTTTTTGACGGTGTTACCTTCGGATTTAGAAGATTTAATACTCTCATGTTTAAAAAGAACGATTATTTAGAATCTTGGCGTGATAAACCATTGCCCTCAGAAAAGTTTAACGCTTCACTCTATCAACGCCTTAAATTCCAATCTATCTCATTGCTTGTCTTTCTTGTGATTTTACTTGTTCTTTACTATACAATGTAA
- the phaC gene encoding class III poly(R)-hydroxyalkanoic acid synthase subunit PhaC — MPTDWNELIEFTPQQYKEMFQRAVRASEVLTTDAEPEVGPTPKELIWTRNKTKLYRYISECPKKHKIPLLLVYALINKPYVLDLTKGGSLVEYLVNRGFDVYLLDWGEPGYEDRNMKLDDYIMDYIPRAVRKVLRKSNVDEVSILGYCMGGTITSIFAALHPELPIRNLIFMTSPFDFEKTGSYGAMLDERYFNIDKVVDTLGVIPPEMIDFGNKMINPMATNYGPFISLYERADNENFIKSFKLLQKWLNDGIQFPGEAYRQWIRDFYQNNKLIKGEMVIRGKKVNLENIKANVLNLAGKNDLIAQPHQVEALMNAISSEDKEYRCLPVGHTSITFGSQAVKITYPTIAEWLEERSN, encoded by the coding sequence ATGCCAACAGATTGGAATGAGTTGATCGAATTTACGCCGCAGCAATATAAAGAGATGTTTCAACGTGCAGTAAGGGCAAGTGAAGTGCTGACAACCGATGCCGAGCCCGAGGTAGGACCTACTCCAAAAGAGCTCATTTGGACAAGAAATAAAACAAAGCTTTATCGGTATATTTCAGAATGTCCAAAAAAACATAAGATTCCTCTTCTTTTGGTTTATGCCCTCATTAATAAACCATATGTATTAGATTTAACAAAGGGCGGCAGTTTAGTAGAATATTTGGTTAATCGCGGGTTTGATGTCTACCTTCTTGACTGGGGTGAACCAGGTTACGAAGATCGAAATATGAAATTAGATGATTACATTATGGATTATATACCGCGTGCAGTACGTAAGGTACTGAGAAAATCAAATGTTGACGAAGTTTCAATCCTTGGTTATTGCATGGGAGGGACAATAACGTCTATATTTGCAGCGCTGCATCCAGAATTGCCAATCCGCAATCTTATCTTTATGACAAGCCCTTTTGATTTTGAAAAGACTGGTTCGTATGGGGCTATGTTAGATGAACGCTATTTTAATATTGATAAAGTAGTAGATACCTTAGGTGTTATTCCACCTGAAATGATTGACTTTGGGAACAAAATGATCAATCCGATGGCTACGAACTATGGACCATTTATTAGTCTTTATGAACGTGCCGATAATGAGAATTTTATAAAGAGCTTTAAACTATTGCAAAAGTGGTTAAACGACGGTATACAATTCCCTGGTGAAGCATATCGTCAGTGGATTAGAGACTTTTATCAAAATAACAAATTGATAAAAGGAGAAATGGTTATTCGCGGTAAGAAGGTCAACCTTGAAAATATTAAGGCGAATGTACTCAATTTAGCCGGTAAAAACGACCTTATTGCTCAACCTCATCAAGTTGAAGCATTGATGAATGCCATTTCCAGTGAAGATAAAGAATATAGATGTTTGCCTGTTGGGCATACATCGATTACATTTGGCAGTCAAGCTGTAAAAATAACCTATCCAACTATTGCCGAATGGCTGGAGGAACGATCCAACTAA
- a CDS encoding LysM peptidoglycan-binding domain-containing protein has translation MRKKFVLIFGIIFSLFFLIIPPGYTAEIRPSNIYVVRAGDSLPAIADKYNISIEELKITNGLQSDVLIAGQRLWVPIMYEVRAGDTLVDISSAFHASVETIKVVNGLSSEQLYAGQILKVTPKKLTMQGQHILMTKEEFKEWLFNTHVNRDIRLIQQHHTWLPSYKHFTGSNHFQMLMGMENHHKKTMGWKNIAQNITTFPDGKVAVSRPLNIIPEGTIGPNANSVGIAIEHVGNFDIGHDVMTKEQQETIIYINALLCIKFGLTPSIDSITYHHWWHLKTKERVLDATASYNVKSCPGTGFFGGNSTTSAKTHFYPLISDKMEEILETK, from the coding sequence ATGAGGAAGAAATTTGTACTTATTTTTGGCATTATTTTCAGTTTGTTTTTCTTAATAATACCTCCTGGCTACACAGCTGAGATTAGACCCAGTAATATTTATGTGGTAAGAGCGGGGGACAGCCTGCCTGCAATTGCGGATAAATACAATATTTCAATAGAAGAATTAAAAATTACCAATGGCTTGCAATCGGATGTATTAATTGCAGGGCAGAGGTTATGGGTTCCGATTATGTATGAAGTGAGAGCAGGGGACACATTAGTTGATATCTCTTCCGCTTTTCATGCCTCAGTCGAGACAATCAAAGTAGTAAATGGGCTTTCCTCAGAGCAGCTTTATGCTGGTCAGATATTAAAGGTAACTCCTAAAAAACTGACCATGCAGGGACAGCATATCCTAATGACGAAAGAGGAATTTAAGGAATGGTTATTTAACACTCATGTTAATCGAGATATCCGATTAATCCAACAGCATCATACTTGGCTGCCTTCCTATAAACACTTTACCGGTTCTAACCATTTTCAAATGTTGATGGGGATGGAAAATCATCATAAGAAAACAATGGGCTGGAAGAACATTGCCCAAAATATTACTACCTTTCCAGATGGAAAAGTAGCAGTCTCCAGACCGCTGAACATTATTCCCGAGGGAACAATCGGCCCAAACGCGAATTCTGTAGGGATTGCTATTGAACATGTCGGAAACTTTGATATCGGGCATGATGTAATGACAAAAGAACAACAGGAAACAATCATTTATATCAACGCATTGCTCTGTATTAAGTTTGGGTTAACACCATCGATTGATAGCATTACGTACCATCATTGGTGGCATTTGAAAACAAAAGAACGAGTATTAGATGCAACAGCAAGTTACAATGTTAAATCTTGTCCAGGTACTGGGTTTTTCGGTGGTAATTCTACGACTAGTGCTAAAACCCATTTTTATCCGCTTATATCAGATAAGATGGAGGAGATCTTAGAAACCAAGTAA
- a CDS encoding 3-oxoacyl-ACP reductase: MASLKDKVAIVTGGSRGIGAAIALELAKNGAKVVINYNIRKELADKVVAEINEFGGDAYAVQADVSESNEATYLVHETIKHYGRLDILVNNAGITRDSTFKKLNEEDWRKVIDVNLNSVYNNTSAALPYLLESDAGRIINISSIIGQAGGFGQTNYAAAKAGLIGYTKSLALELAKSNVTVNAICPGFIGTEMVQAIPEKVLAGIVEKVPQKRLGKPEEIARGVVFLCKDGDYITGQQLNINGGLYM, encoded by the coding sequence ATGGCAAGTTTAAAGGATAAAGTAGCAATCGTAACAGGAGGCAGCAGAGGAATCGGTGCAGCCATTGCATTGGAACTGGCTAAAAATGGCGCGAAGGTTGTCATCAACTATAATATCCGTAAAGAACTAGCGGATAAAGTTGTCGCTGAAATAAATGAATTTGGCGGAGATGCATACGCAGTTCAAGCAGATGTTTCAGAAAGTAATGAAGCAACATACCTAGTACATGAAACGATCAAGCATTATGGCAGATTAGATATCTTGGTTAATAATGCAGGGATTACGAGAGACAGTACGTTTAAAAAGTTGAACGAAGAAGATTGGAGAAAAGTAATTGATGTTAACTTGAACAGTGTTTACAACAATACATCTGCAGCTTTACCTTATCTTCTTGAATCAGATGCAGGGCGAATTATTAACATTTCATCCATCATTGGACAAGCTGGTGGATTTGGCCAAACGAACTATGCTGCAGCAAAAGCAGGCCTAATTGGATATACTAAATCGCTTGCTCTTGAATTGGCTAAAAGTAATGTAACCGTTAATGCAATTTGCCCAGGATTTATTGGAACTGAAATGGTCCAAGCGATTCCTGAAAAAGTTCTTGCAGGAATTGTCGAAAAAGTACCACAAAAGCGTTTGGGTAAACCAGAGGAAATCGCTCGTGGTGTTGTTTTCCTATGTAAAGATGGTGACTATATTACTGGACAGCAGCTAAATATTAACGGCGGACTTTATATGTAA
- a CDS encoding VOC family protein has translation MGKNQIQKVGQIAVPVKNLDQAVNFYKEKLGLPLLFTSNGLAFFDCNGLRLLLSVPETEEYSHSSIIYFQVANIKEAYEDLLSKEVIFIDEPHLIAKIGQTETWMAFFKDSEDNTHALMSEFEV, from the coding sequence ATGGGGAAAAATCAGATTCAGAAAGTAGGACAAATTGCCGTTCCAGTAAAAAATTTAGACCAAGCAGTAAATTTTTATAAAGAAAAGCTTGGGCTGCCGCTATTATTTACTTCAAATGGCTTAGCGTTTTTTGATTGTAACGGGCTCCGTCTTTTGTTAAGTGTTCCTGAAACAGAGGAATATTCTCATTCAAGCATTATTTACTTTCAAGTTGCAAACATAAAAGAGGCTTATGAGGATTTACTAAGTAAAGAGGTTATCTTTATTGACGAACCACATCTTATTGCAAAAATAGGCCAAACCGAAACATGGATGGCTTTTTTTAAAGATAGTGAAGATAATACTCATGCATTAATGAGCGAATTTGAAGTTTAA
- a CDS encoding YrzI family small protein, giving the protein MTLTIFFFTISINKREVSLEEAIHREAVEKRMQEGINRYLRIMGRY; this is encoded by the coding sequence ATGACCTTAACGATCTTCTTTTTCACAATCAGCATAAATAAACGGGAGGTCTCCCTTGAAGAAGCGATTCACAGAGAGGCAGTTGAAAAACGTATGCAGGAAGGTATCAACCGGTATCTTCGTATTATGGGCAGGTATTAA